A window of the Lates calcarifer isolate ASB-BC8 linkage group LG18, TLL_Latcal_v3, whole genome shotgun sequence genome harbors these coding sequences:
- the lrrc17 gene encoding leucine-rich repeat-containing protein 17 — translation MRLLATLLLLLLLRLAEPRRGPRSGAAERRAGGRVRGRGRAGVVRRQTQECKEYMEAGEKYLDCQDRQLTTVMQDWPKDIHHLLLARNKIQVLRDNMFSQFTQLKSLDLQQNDISMVEDGAFSGLSQLTTLLLQHNGLRTASEEILLPLPRLTYLRLYDNPWSCHCSLDSLVRKLQVPSNRNLGNYAKCAEPLLLMGQKLKKLNVDSLCEGDNQVDRRPGGRPRPPPVKQKPEATSMCHTYMFPKPLLDCSNKDLNHIPSDLPADIVKMDLSSNIIKHLRPKQFLLSKELKLLNLSSNSLHHIDTAAFAGLLYLRELDLSNNSLHYFQYGVLEDLYFLRKLLLGNNPWICDYNIHYLIYWLKHHPGVSYTGLICSEPQEFKGWRVEDYVKTYNGECPKDKQTEGMDTGQGGQGGSDNEAQEVVAETAEGPGERLPRPLKEKKPKQFEIIRLS, via the exons ATGCGTCTCCTcgccaccctcctcctcctgctgctcctccggTTGGCCGAGCCCCGGAGAGGCCCGCGGTCGGGGGCCGCGGAGAGACGCGCCGGGGGCCGCGTGCGAGGCAGGGGCAGGGCGGGGGTCGTGAGGCGTCAAACTCAGGAGTGTAAGGAATACATGGAGGCAGGGGAGAAGTACCTGGACTGCCAGGACAGGCAGCTGACCACCGTGATGCAGGACTGGCCCAAAGACATTCACCACCTGCTGCTGGCAAGAAACAAGATTCAG gTTTTGAGGGACAACATGTTCTCCCAGTTCACCCAGCTGAAGAGCCTGGACCTCCAGCAGAATGATATCTCAATGGTGGAGGACGGAGCGTTCAGCGGCCTCTCGCAGCTCACCACCCTGCTCCTCCAACACAACGGACTGAGAACAGCCTCCGAGGAGATCCTGCTCCCCCTGCCCCGCCTCACCTACCTCCGTCTCTATGACAATCCCTGGAGCTGCCACTGCTCGTTGGACAGCCTGGTCAGGAAGCTGCAGGTGCCTAGCAACCGCAACCTGGGCAACTACGCCAAGTGCGCTGAGCCTCTTTTACTAATGGGCCAGAAGCTGAAGAAGCTGAACGTGGACTCGTTGTGTGAGGGTGACAACCAGGTGGACAGGAGGCCAGGGGGGCGACCAAGGCCTCCACCGGTCAAACAGAAGCCAGAGGCCACGTCCATGTGTCACACCTACATGTTCCCTAAACCTCTGCTCGACTGTAGCAACAAAG ATCTGAATCACATCCCGTCTGACCTGCCGGCGGACATAGTGAAGATGGATCTGTCCAGTAACATCATCAAACATCTCAGGCCCAAACAGTTCCTGCTGTCCAAAGAGCTCAAGCTGCTCAACCTTAGCAGCAACAGCCTGCATCATATAGACACAG CTGCATTCGCAGGCCTGCTGTACCTCCGTGAGCTCGACCTGTCCAACAACAGCCTCCATTACTTCCAGTACGGCGTGCTGGAGGACCTCTACTTCCTACGGAAGCTCTTGTTGGGCAACAACCCCTGGATCTGCGACTACAACATCCACTACCTGATCTACTGGCTCAAGCACCACCCCGGCGTCTCTTACACTGGCCTGATCTGCTCCGAGCCGCAGGAGTTCAAGGGCTGGCGCGTCGAGGATTACGTCAAGACCTACAACGGGGAATGCCCCAaggataaacaaacagaaggGATGGACACGGGACAGGGAGGACAGGGAGGGTCGGACAATGAGGCGCAGGAGGTGGTGGCGGAGACGGCTGAAGGGCCTGGTGAGCGTCTGCCTCGGCCCCTGAAAGAGAAGAAGCCCAAACAGTTTGAGATCATCAGGCTGAGTTAA
- the LOC108888930 gene encoding ras-related protein Rab-19 has translation MQTLGPEHDDSFDFLFKIILIGDSNVGKTCVVQNFKSGTFTERQQNTIGVDFTVRNLDIEGKKVKMQVWDTAGQERFRTITQSYYRSAHGAMIAYDITRRCTFDSVTHWIKEVEQYGAANVVLALIGNKCDLEEERQVQFEEACNLAKEKGILAALETSAKESQNVEEAFMMMAKELLFRNGLNVQQGDLESKPRVLLRSNSRPVNGIVAAAYAPPEKKSCC, from the exons ATGCAGACCCTAGGACCTGAGCACGACGACTCCTTTGATTTCCTGTTTAAGATCATCCTGATCGGAGACTCTAACGTAGGGAAGACGTGCGTGGTTCAGAATTTCAAGTCAGGGACTTTCACGGAGAGACAGCAGAACACCATCGGGGTGGACTTCACTGTGCGAAACCTGGACATTGAAGGGAAGAAAGTGAAG atGCAGGTGTGGGACACCGCAGGTCAGGAGCGGTTTCGCACCATCACCCAGAGCTACTACCGCAGCGCTCACGGCGCCATGATCGCCTATGACATCACACGGCGCTGCACCTTTGACTCAGTGACCCACTGGATCAAGGAGGTGGAGCAGTACGGGGCAGCCAACGTGGTGCTGGCCCTCATAG GTAACAAATGTGACCTGGAGGAGGAACGTCAGGTTCAGTTTGAGGAGGCCTGCAATCTGGCAAAGGAGAAAGGCATACTGGCTGCTCTGGAAACATCAGCGAAG GAGAGTCAGAATGTGGAGGAAGCCTTCATGATGATGGCCAAGGAGCTGCTGTTTCGCAACGGCCTCAATGTCCAGCAGGGGGACCTGGAGAGCAAGCCTCGAGTTCTCCTCCGGTCCAACTCTCGGCCGGTTAACGGCATCGTAGCTGCTGCCTACGCGCCACCAGAGAAGAAGTCATGTTGCTGA
- the LOC108888929 gene encoding tetraspanin-8 — MQRSAVVVVADKTSLKRPFIFANAVHMALCFFMLTMTVAWHRDLIQTGKLVSSVSVVLMYVIEIGCLLLSVLGVFGACKGKRWCLILYATGMAAASQTIIVRTALSYQDIYEKRVVREESKLLALMPLSGTSKANRTLLYSIQEEFECCGLIEGYKDWGSFIPASCNCQYPGKCIRLRGSATLGAPKNQYVYQEPCLPIYVSELKLAFSLAMGIQFGSGVFWMVLLVMSIKLMGQIKRKQEFMALLQSNRYVPGAF; from the exons atgCAGCGGAGCGCAGTGGTCGTGGTGGCGGATAAAACGAGCCTGAAAAGGCCGTTTATTTTTGCAAATGCTGTCCATATG GCGCTGTGCTTCTTCATGCTGACGATGACAGTAGCCTGGCACAGAGACCTCATACAGACTGGCAAA CTGGTATCCAGTGTGTCTGTAGTGTTAATGTACGTCATAGAGATCggctgcctgctgctgtcagtgctcGGTGTGTTCGGAGCCTGCAAAGGAAAGAGATGGTGTTTGATTCTG taTGCTACCGGGATGGCAGCAGCCAGTCAGACAATAATCGTCAGAACAGCGCTAAGTTACCAGGATATTTATGAG AAACGTGTTGTTCGGGAGGAGTCCAAGCTGTTGGCCTTGATGCCACTCAGTGGAACAAGCAAAGCCAACAGGACCCTGCTGTATAGTATTCAAGAAGAA TTTGAGTGCTGTGGTCTTATTGAGGGCTACAAAGACTGGGGCTCTTTCATCCCTGCCTCCTGCAACTGTCAGTATCCAGGAAAATGT ATTCGACTACGGGGCAGCGCTACACTCGGGGCTCCAAAGAACCAGTATGTTTATCAAGAG CCTTGCCTACCGATTTACGTTTCCGAACTAAAGCTGGCATTCTCACTGGCGATGGGTATACAGTTTGGAAGTGGAGTGTTTTGG ATGGTTTTACTTGTTATGAGCATCAAGCTGATGGGCCAGATAAAAAGGAAACAGGAGTTCATGGCTCTTCTCCAATCAAACAGATACGTTCCCGGAGCCTTCTGA